Proteins encoded within one genomic window of Geotalea daltonii FRC-32:
- a CDS encoding Crp/Fnr family transcriptional regulator encodes MTVSNTASNNNNAKTFAFLRSIPIFASLTDDQLSSLMGIIEEKKFFRNNVILWEEDTQRYMYIVSSGKVKVVQSSEDGKEHILAIHKKGEYFGEMAILDGKTAPATVIAMEDSLIQLIARESFEKFLLQNEKVMNQLISMLCHRLRESWLMLKVMSFSSAEQRVRAVLDQLGKLNGVRDERGIIIALKLMHKDIAGYANVSRETVTRLLNRFAKESKIEILDNKYILLKEHSVESR; translated from the coding sequence TTTTGCCTCACTGACGGATGATCAACTTTCTTCCCTGATGGGCATTATCGAAGAAAAAAAGTTCTTCAGGAACAATGTCATTCTCTGGGAGGAGGATACCCAGCGATATATGTACATCGTTTCCTCCGGCAAAGTGAAGGTCGTCCAGTCCAGTGAAGATGGCAAGGAGCATATCCTCGCCATTCACAAGAAGGGCGAATACTTTGGCGAAATGGCTATTCTGGACGGTAAAACCGCGCCGGCTACGGTTATTGCCATGGAAGATTCCCTGATCCAGCTCATAGCAAGGGAGAGTTTCGAAAAGTTTCTCCTGCAGAACGAAAAGGTCATGAATCAGCTTATCTCCATGTTATGCCACCGATTGAGAGAGTCATGGCTGATGCTGAAGGTGATGAGCTTTTCAAGCGCCGAGCAGCGGGTGAGAGCGGTTCTCGATCAATTGGGGAAATTGAACGGTGTACGGGATGAACGGGGCATCATCATCGCCCTGAAACTGATGCACAAGGATATCGCCGGCTATGCCAACGTTTCCCGCGAAACGGTCACCCGTCTTTTAAACCGCTTTGCCAAAGAGAGCAAGATCGAGATACTCGACAACAAGTACATCCTCCTTAAAGAACATTCTGTCGAAAGCAGATAA